TCAACCTGAGCAACTTCGCCGCGCTGTGCAAGTTTGGGCAATTGTTTGAGGGCTTTTTCTTTCATGGCTTGAGCTTTTTTCGGGTCAACTATTGGGATATCGGCTTTGCGTGCGTAAATGTTGGCCATGGCCAAGGCGCCTTCAAACATCACCAAGTCGCCTTTGGTTAAATAACGTTGTGCCTCGGCTCTCTTGAGCGTAGAGGCACTGTCAAATCCTTCTTTTCTCAACAAAGTTTGATAATCGCCATCAATATAGTTTGCAAGCAGGCTGGTTTCAGCTACATGATAGGCACGCTTAATTTCATTCTCCATGATTTCGGCCTTGCCAGTTGCAGCAGCATTGGCAGCCCTTTCTAGGTGTTCGCAATAACTTTGAAGCGTTTTTATCGAAGTGCCTTTAGGGATTTCCGTCAATCCGGTTAACCGTGTAAAATTGGGATCAGGCGCTTTTAGTTCGGTAGGCTTTGCTTTTTTAGAACCTTGCTTAACTAATAATTTATCTTCGGCAGGTTGATAAATTCCATCAGCGTTGCTGTCTTGAATAAAATATTCTTTTCCACTAATTTCCCCTAAACTGAAATCAGCCATAAAATTAAACTCCCAATCAAAACGGGCCCCTAATCATTCAATTTATCGGCAAAAACACACTTAAAGTTGCTCTAAATGATCTTTTATTAAAAAAGTATACATTGTCTTGTTGGAAAATGCATTTTCTGTCATCCCTGCGGAGGCAGGGATCCAGATATCTAACTTTAGGGCTGGGTCCCTGCCTGCGCAGGGATGACAAGAAATGTATTTTGATCTAAGGCTGTTTTAGCTATGCATCGACAAATTACCATTATAGGGGCAGGGCTTGCCGGTTGTGAGGCGGCTTGGCAATTGGCCCAAAAAGGGTTCAAAGTAAATTTATTAGAACAAAAACCGCTTGCTCGAACTCCAGCCCAAAAATCCGATCATTTAGCGGAATTGGTTTGTAGCAATAGCCTGCGTTCGGCTGATCCTGAAAATGCCGTAGGTTTATTGAAACAAGAAATGCGTAGCTTAAATTCTTTGATCATCCAAATGGCCGATCGGCATCGCATTCCGGGCGGGAGTGCGTTGGTGGTCGATCGCGAAGGTTTTAGTGAGGGCATCACTGAGGCCATTAAAAAACATCCTCATATTAAAGTAGGAAGTGTCGCAGTCACCGCCATTCCAAGTGACCGGCCTCTGGTGATTGCAACGGGGCCACTCACCACCCCGGCCTTTGCTCAGGCCATTCAATCCCTCACCGCAACTAATTATTTATATTTTTATGATTCCATTGCCCCCATTGTAGAAGTTGATTCGATCAATCGAGAGATTGCCTTTAAGGCCTCGCGCTATGACAAAGGCGAAGCGGATTATCTTAATTGCCCCATGACAAAAGAAGAATACGAGACTTTTGTTAACGAATTAATTTCTTCTGAAAAAGTGCCCGCCAAGGATTTTGAAAAAGAGATTTATTTTGAAGGGTGCTTACCCATCGAGGTGATGGCTGCCCGCGGTCTTAA
The genomic region above belongs to Deltaproteobacteria bacterium and contains:
- the trmFO gene encoding methylenetetrahydrofolate--tRNA-(uracil(54)-C(5))-methyltransferase (FADH(2)-oxidizing) TrmFO; this encodes MHRQITIIGAGLAGCEAAWQLAQKGFKVNLLEQKPLARTPAQKSDHLAELVCSNSLRSADPENAVGLLKQEMRSLNSLIIQMADRHRIPGGSALVVDREGFSEGITEAIKKHPHIKVGSVAVTAIPSDRPLVIATGPLTTPAFAQAIQSLTATNYLYFYDSIAPIVEVDSINREIAFKASRYDKGEADYLNCPMTKEEYETFVNELISSEKVPAKDFEKEIYFEGCLPIEVMAARGLKTLAFGPMKPVGLTDPRTCMRPYAVVQLRQDDLHASLYNMVGFQTRMKYPEQMRVFRKVPGLENAQFVRLGSMHRNTYINSPQLLNPYLELKNHPGIYFAGQICGVEGYVESAAMGLYVGQVLGARLQNRDPDFLSTRTGLGALVRHITEASSRGFQPMNVNFGLFEIAEAERKKISRKELVEGSLKMVSSWQQQLWNL